Genomic DNA from Equus asinus isolate D_3611 breed Donkey chromosome 10, EquAss-T2T_v2, whole genome shotgun sequence:
CTGCCACCAGCATCTCCCCCTTTGGCAGACACCGGAACTCCCCTCTCTAGCACCTGGTCTCCCCTCGTCCATCTGAAGAGAGGTTGGGGGCCTGGAGACCCCACCCAGAGTcctgctcttccttcccctccctcctgatGTCTATGCAGCTCCAAGGAGGGGCCCCCTGGGAGAGAAGTTCATCTTGAAGCTGCGATTgatattttttgtgtttatttgcgGTGTCATGGGTAGAGCTGGGGACCCAGCTAAGCTGCCTTGCCAGCCAGGAGGACAGGGGTGGTTGGGATGGGCCCGGAGTTGCGGACCACAGTCTCACGGGTCTGAGCTTGGATTCAGGTGGAAAGAACAAGCCTGTGCTAGAAGGGGGAGGTGTACACTGTAGTCCTTGGTGGTTGGCATTATCAGACCCCCAGAATCTTCAGGCTTGGGACTCACTGGGGCCTGGGATCCCCAACTCCCTGGCCTCCTCCAGGGTCTCGGGGCCAGGAGAGTGTCAGGGCCTGCCCCTGCTGAAGGCCACCCATGTATCCGAGACAGTGTTAGGGTTGTTAAACCAGGTGGGAACTGGGGCAGCTGCTCTTCTGTCACCTAGAGAGACCCACAGGTGGCTTGCCATGGAGCATAGAGGGTAGGATGGCCTGGACTCTCCATCTCGTGGGGCCAGCTACTTATGGAGGGAGGGTACACTCGGGCAGGAAGTGGCCAGACCTGGCCCTCGGCCAGTGACCTCCCTTGCCCTGCAGAGCGCTGCAGCCGCCCCCAGCCCTGTGATGGGGAGCATGGCCCCCAACGACGCATTGGCAGCCGGCCCTATGGCTCCTGGCTTCTTCCAGGTAGGGTCAGGGCTGGGGCCTTCTGTCCCTCGACCCTGGGTGACGGCAGTGGGGCCCCATGCTGGGAGAGGCCCTGAGGCCCGCAGACTGGAGTTGGGTGGGAGGGCTGTCGGTGCGGTGGGTATGCGCTCGCGGGCCTTCGTGGGGCCGGGGCCCCGGTGCAGGAGAGGGCGGGGTCTTTGTGCGGTCGGCCAGCGCGGGCGCGGGCACATGCCAGGATGCCTGGGGCCGCCGAACGTGGCTCTCTGAGCCACGGGTCCTGTCCGTGATTCCGTAAgccacccctcaccccacttccccccactccctcctgcagtgcaggggctggcccaccCTCCCGCCTCCATGGCGTCCCCATCCCCGGCCAGGCTTAGCAGGGCCACAGGAAACAGCGGAGCTTCGGGTGACCTCGCTTCTCCCAACCCACGTGGTTCTGTCCTCCTAGGGCCCCCCTGGCTCCCAGCCGCCCCCCCACAACCCCAACGCCCCCATGATGGGGCCTCATATTCAGGTAAGGACCTGTGACGCCCCGCCCCCTCGCACACGcacgccccgcccccagcccctcgaGCCCCCGCCCCACTGCGCTCGCAAGCACCTGGCGCCGGCTGGCTGCGGTTTGCCGGCCGGTCCTGGAGGAGGGGCCTATCCAGGCTCGCGGCCTGGGCACAGCAGGAACGGGGTAGCTTTGGGGGATGAGCGGGTGGGGGGAGGTGCTGATCCCCGGCCCACCTCTTCCAGCCCTTCATGTCACCGCGGTTCCCAGGGGGCCCCCGGCCCACCCTGCGGATGCCGAGTCAGGTGAGAGAGGGAtgaggggaggggggacaggagTCGGGCCGGAGTGCGGTCACCCATACTCAGTGCTGCCACGCccccctcctcagcctcctgTAGGCCTCCCCGGCTCCCAGCCCCTCATTCCTGGCGCCATGGACCCCTCCCCGCGAGCTCAGGGTGAGTAGGGAAGTCCAGCTGCTGTATCCCCTCCACCCATCAGGACGCCAGCTCCAAGCACCCCGTCCCTGGTGCTTCATGGTGCagaccaccacccgccccccagCCAGCGCGTGTCCACACTGGAGAGTGGTCCTGGTCTGAGTCCCCTTCTTTCTGCCCCCACCGCAGGGCATCCGAGCATGGGCTCAGTGCAGAGGGTAACGCCTCCAAGGGGCATGGCCAGCGTTGGGCCCCAGGTAAGGGCGGGGCCCAGGTGTGTGTGGGGCATCGGGGGCTTTCCCCTCTTGGGCTGCATTCACGGCCCTTTCACTTCACAGAGCTACGGAGGTAGTATGCGGCCCCCACCCAACTCACTCGCCGGCCCAGGCCTGCCCACCATGAACATGTAAGGCCCTCAGGGACCCTGGGAGTGTGTCCGTGGGACCCCCTAGCTTCACACGCCCGGTATGCTGGGGCAGACTGCGAAGCCGCCCAACAGCCGCGGATCTTGCTTACTCCACTGTTGGGTGGGGAAACTGGGGCCCAAAGGCCGGTGGTGATGGGTTGGGATCTGAAGGCTGGCGTGGAGTCCGTGCACGGTTCCCACTTCTCAGTCTAACCTGCTGCTCTGCGGGCCTGTCTGGGGGCACGGGGGGCGCAGGGGGCGCTGTGTGCCTCCCGGCCTCACTTCAGCGTCCACCCACCGACTCTTCTAGGGGCCCTGGAGTGCGCGGCCCGTGGACCAGCCCCAGTGGCAACTCGGTGAGTCTCAGGCtagggggctggaggctgggatgGGTCGGCGGTGTGTGGGGGGTAGAATGGGCGCACCGCTCACAGCTGCCCCTCTCCCCAGATCCCCTACTCCTCATCCTCCCCCGGCAGCTACTCGGTGAGTGTGGCCGAGGCTGGGCAACCAGATCCGGGGGCAGGGGTTGTGGGGCGGCAGATAGGGGCTTTTCTTACCTTCTGTCTCCCTCCGTGTGCAGGgacccccaggaggaggtggtcCCCCTGGAACGCCCATCATGCCCAGCCCTGGAGGTACTAGGGCCTGGGCAGGGCGTGGGGAGGGGTGTGCTTGGGAGGagccctcccgccccgccccctcatGTGACGCCCTCTCCTCAGACTCCACCAACTCCAGCGAGAACATGTACACCATTATGAACCCCATCGGGCCGGGCGCCGGCAGGGCTAACGTGAGTGGGGTCGGGGTGGGAGCCGCGCGTGGGAGGCGGTGACCCCTGGGAGGGCTGCTGGCCTGAGTTCCACGCTGCTCCTCTGCCCGCAGTTCCCCCTGGGCCCTGGCCCCGAGGGCCCCATGGCCGCCATGAGTGCAATGGAGCCTCACCACGTGAACGGATCCCTGGGTGAGCGGGCGGCCGGGGACCCCCGCCCCGCTTTCCTTCGCGAGCCTCGTGCGCCCCCTGGCGGCCTCCCTGTGTTCGCTGTCGGGGCGTCGGGACCGCTCCCTGAGCCTCGGGGGCTCGGGACCCCGGGCTGTGCTGGGGGGAGGGTCCGTAACTCAACCGTGGGGACGCCCGACCGTCAGCACTGCCCCTCATCCGGGCCCTCCCCTCGGGACCCCCAGCGGGCTGGGCGGGGGAGAGGGGGCGGGCCTGGTGCAGGCGCCTCTGAGCCGCGTGTCCGTCGTCTGTCGTCCACAGGCTCGGGCGACATGGACGGGTTGCCGAAGGTGAGGGGCCGCGCTCCTGCTAGGGTGGGGGCCGGGGCGCCTCGAACGGGGAGGCCTCGTCCGGGTGGGCCGCGCggtgggcagggcctggcccgGGCGCGGGGAGTTGGCGCTGACCGCGGCCCCCCCCAGAGCTCCCCCGGCGCCGTGGCCGGCCTGAGCAACGCCCCGGGCACCCCGCGGGACGACGGCGAGATGGCGGCCGCCGGGACTTTCCTGCACCCGTTCCCGAGCGAAAGCGTAAGCGACTGCGTCGACTCCCCCCCCGCGGCGGCGTCGGGCCGGAGGGGCCTGGCAGGCAGGCCCCGGCGGGGCGGCCGGGGGGCCAGAGCAAGACCGTGACCGCGGCGGGCCAGGTGGGGGGGCGGCCGCGGCATCCTTCCCCTCTTCTCCTATTTTCTCCCCTCTCCCGCCCTTGTCTCACCACCCCGCCCCCTACCCCATCCTGGGACCCGCGCCCCAGGGCGGCCTCCCCACCCATCGCcacctgtcccctcccctccctacaTCTGCCCTGTCCCGTCCCCCATTCTCCCCGGGGGGCGGGTCCCAGCCTAGGCCAGAGCTGAGCCCGCCCCCGCGCGCCATCCCCTCGTCTCTCCGCAGTACTCGCCCGGGATGACCATGAGCGTGTGATGGGGCAGCAGCCCCGTGCCCACTGCCGGCCTCGGCTTCTGCCCAGCGCCAAAGCCCAGGGGCTCGGGTGGTCTGCAGGGTGAGGGTCTGAGGTCACAGCCCGGTCAAGGCTTGGACGGCCGGGAGGCCCCGCACGCAGGATTCTCATTTTATTAAACTCACGAGGACCTCAGAGACACTTTTTCCTGTGTCGGCCCTCCCCACCGTTTCTGTTTTGGCCTAGGGGGGCTCCTTGGGGGACCTCCTTTCCCCTGGACAGCAGGGGGTGGGCCCCATCAATAAATGTAAGGCCGTTTTGGTTTTTGGTATCTAGTCTCAGGTTTCTTGACCTTGGCCTGCGGCCACTGTCTCCACCCGGGGGTCTCAGCTCTCACTTGAGGGGCAGGGATTAGGCAGAAGCCTAGGGTTTGGGAAGGTCCCTAAAGGTTGGGACAAGTTTTGAAGGGTAGGTAGGAATCTAACCAGGTGAAACAGGCAGCTAGGGCTGAGGTGGGGGGGTGGTTAGATCGCAGGCACCAAGAACCCGGAGGCGCTACAGACGGTGCACTGGCTTTATTGTTTCGGGCTGGGCCTGGGAGGTTCGGGTCCTGAAGCGCAAGGGGGCAGGAGTCATGGGGGAGGTGTGTGGCTAGGGCTCAGGTGGTGAGCATCTGGGGTGCCTCGGCCTTTGTATGACCATTGGCATCACCGACACAGCCGTTGGGGGCAGTCGGGGCTGACCCCTTCTTGCAAGGCCCAGCATAGGCAGGGGCCACAGGCTGGCCTTGCCTGAGGCAGGGGCGCTCCATCTTGTGCTCCAGAAGCATGTGGTTCTGCGGCGGGAGCCCCACGCAGGCCCTAGGGGACGGGTTGGGGCTCAACAGTCAGACCCTGAGGCTGGTGCCCCTGCAGCCTCCAATCCCTAGGCCGAGTGCACAGCCCCTTGAGTGGACATCTGGGCCACGGTGgggaccccagggctggggcGCACCTTAGGATGTTCTCGATGCAGCTGCGCTGGCGGAAGAGTGCGTTGACCAcggggctgcctggtggcaccAGCGGTGCCTTGAAGAGAAAGCTGAGCAGCGACAGCACTGGGTGGAAGCTCTGTGGCTCCGGGTCAGCGTCGGTGCAGAAGCTCACACGCTGGCACAGCTCTGTCAGCAGTACCAGATCCAGCATGATGGGTGCAGCCAGGAGAGAGTCCTGCAGGGCCAGTGGGtcaggagggaggtggggctggagggcagcCCCACTCTGCCCTGGGCGAGCCCCATACCTCACATGTGTTATGCAGCACCAGCGTGTTGGTGCCGCCCATCATGAGCTCCGATGTGTACTCATCCAGTGCACGCTTGCTGTCGCCCACATAGGGCACGTACTTGATGACCACCTGGGAGGCAGCAAGAGGTCACAGGGGTCCCTGTccgcctctgccgggagccccgcccaccccccccatCCCGCCCGTGCCCCACGCACGCAGTGGTTGGGCTCCTCGCCGGGTGCGTAGAGCACTGGGTTGCTCTGCACCATGTCATCCACCACACTGCTCTTGGACACCTCCTTGGAGCGGAACTGGGGCGGTGCTGACAGGTTTTGCCCATCATTGTTGCCTAGGTGGTTGTAGCTCACGATGGACATGGTCTGCAGGAACAGGGGCCTGACTGGCACTGTAGGCCTTGCAACACACAAGTCTGGTGGTGCTTGGGATCCAGACCCGCCCCTTCCCGAGTCACACATCCCCTAGTCCCACACACCTTCAGGCCGGAGCCGATAAGGAAGTCCACAAGCACGGACTTGACCTTGGTCTGGCCGGACTTGAAGTCGTCTCCGCCCACAAAGACGCGGCGCTGCCATGCGAGCTCAAGGGCACCAGGCACTAGTGTGTTCTGTGGGGACCCGTTGAGGAAGGCACAGCCTTCCAAGATGCTGGCCACGGCGAAGAGTGTGGAGGGCGACACCTCGAGGCCCAGCTGTGGGTGCAGGTGGGCCATCAGCCCAGAGAGGTCCTTGGGGGCTAGCCCCAACCCTGTGCCACCCCTGGGCACACTCACCTCAATGGTGCGCAGCAGGTTCTCAGCGGTGTCATTGAGGCCCGGGACCACTTCGCAGAAGCGCTCCGTGTTTGCTGTCCACAACACGATGACTTTGTCCAGCCCAGCCTTGGACCGGAAGTCGCAGATGTCTCTGCGGATCTGCTCCAGCTGagggggtggaggaagggtgaGGTTGTACAGGTCTCCCACATAACAGGGGAGCAAATAGGAATTAACAGGTGGCAGGGAGGGGGACAAGTGGCAGGGGATAAGGGACTTGGGTGGGGCCACACCTGCTGCGCTCGCGTGCCTGGGATGAGGTTGTCGGCGCGCACACTCTGGTTAGCGGCGATGAACTCGGGGATGTAGATGGAGGGGCGTGGGCGTAAGGGCTCCATGTGTGGCCACAGTTGCTCCTGCAGCCCCCAGTCCAGCACCTGCGCGCGCCGCATCGCCTCGGCCAGATTCAGCGACGATATGTCCCAGCCTAGGGGGGACCCTCAAGCTAGGCCCGGCCGGGACCCTGGGCCCCTCCAGGCCCTACCTCCCGCCCCACCCTTGGCCCAGGGCACTGCCCACCGTCGAACACGAGGTCGTTGGGCGCCACCATGGGCAGCAGTGCGCTGAAGGGCACGAACACCTCCTGGCCCTCGGCGTCCAGGCCCAGGCTAACGGTGCTCGCCTGCGTCAGCGAGCCGTAGTAGTTGGCCTCCTGGGGGGCGgcaggcggggcggggcgaggggTGGGCGTGGCGTAGGCCACCAGCCGGCCATGGCCCGCACGGCACCCTCAAGCTCCGCCCTACTTTGGGGCGCCTCAGCTCTGCGATCCAAGCCCAGGCGGAAGCCGCTCCCCCTCCAGACGTCCCTCCCCGGAGCCTGCGGATACCTTAGGCTCCGCCCCCGCGAGACCCCCCAGGAGTCCGCCGGcagccaggccccgccccgcagGAACCCCGCCCCCTGTGGCCTCCCTCCTCCACGGAGCCCCGCCCCTGgaggcccctccccctcccgcacGGACTCCGGCGGAGCCCCGCCCGACCCCCCACCTTGCGGCCGGTGCGCGTGGGCCAGGACAGACGCAGTCGGTTGGCCAGCACGGCGGCGGTGAGCGTGGAGCCGTTGTTCCCGCCCCAGCCGACAAGCATGACCCCGAGCCGGGGCACCTGCCGGGCGGTCCGGAAGGTGAAGCGCGTGGACGTGGGGCGCACCTGGGGAAGGGCGGCGCAATGAGTCCCGGGTCCCAGGCCCTTTCTCCCTCACTGCAGGGTCGGGGTTGCAGACGTGGGGCAATCCCCAACCCCTCACGGCTCCCCAGTTCCCCCATCCCCACGGCCCCCCTCCGTCCCTCGCCCACCTTGAGGACACCGCCCTCGCGGCTGACGCCTGTCGTCCTGTACTCGTACTGTGCCTCGATGGCCTCGGGGCCGTAGACCACGTCCGGGCTCTCGACCACGAACTCGGCTGCGGCCTTCATCGCGGCGAGCTGGGGGCGCGGGGTTAGCAGGAGGTCAGCGGGGATGCGAGAGCCGGCCGGGCAGAAGCGACTTCGGTCCCCGAGGCCCCCGGACCCCGCCCGGGGCCGCACTCACCAGCGCGGAGCGGGCTCGGACGGCGGCGGACGGCGAGTGGTCCGGACGCGCGAACTCCAGAGAAAAgagccgccgccccgcccccgccccgcccctcgtCCGCCGGCGCCGGGGGGCGGGGCACGCGGGGTGAAGGGCGCGCCGGCTCGGACTCGGGTTCGAGGCCCAGCAGCCCCAAATCACAGTGGGTATCTGGTCCCCGCCCCGCCAGTCTCGGCCAGGCCAACATGTGGGCCGCAGGCCACGGCCCGCACGGCGCGCCTTGATTCACTTCGCACCTCAGTCCTTTTATTCTCACCTTACAAAAGAGGACATTAAGGCTGCAAGTGAGCTACAGGCTGCAACCACAAGGCAGGAGGTGGAACTGGGCAGGGAGGCCGGGCCTACGGGGGCCCCTGGGGAAAGTGAGGCAGAGGACTAAGCCAGGATTCGGACCGGAAAACAGACACTTCTCCAGCCCAGCCTGCTCCCCCTTCCTGAGCAGTAGTGCCAGGCACTCCCACCTCCAACAGGTTCACACAGAGGGGGTTTCCCCACCTGTATCAGGAGGGCCTGGCAAGGCCAGGATGGAGAGGGGACTGTTCGGTGAGGACGGGAAGGGGTGGGCAGGGCCGAGGCCGCCAGCTGGGGAGGAACTAGGCCGGCCCAGCACGGCGCCCCCCTAGCGCCCAGTGATAAGGAGCGTGGGAACCCGGCGGGTGGGGCGGCTCCCCCAGGAACTTTCCAAAACAAGCGGCCTCCTCGGCTGGAAAGTTTCCATCACTGGACCCGGCCCAAAAGGTGGACAGTTGGAAACGTTCATAGAAAACGTGCTCAGGGCCTGGCCTTGGGAGGCGGGGGCTCCAGCGTGGGGGAGTCCGAAGTGGACTGGGGCACCCCCAGCCAGAGGGAacgcagaggcagggctgggcagtgcaggctgcctggaggaggtggctgcTGGAAGGTGTCTTGAGATATGAAGACATTTTCTATTAAGAGTAGCAAGAGCTGCCCAGGCGAAAACCCGGGCAAGTGGGTTCAGGGGCAGATGAAAAGGCAGCAAcagcagaggcaggcaggcagtTTGGGGACCAGGGCAGACTCTCAGGACTATGGTATAATAAATATTCAGgttttgtccccagttcctggctgGAGATTGAGTTTAGACACCAACAGTCAGTGATGGACTCAATCACACCTACCTAACAGCACCTCATCAACACTCCTGAacagctggggggggggggtgaacaCAGGGGGCGCGGTAAGGGCAGCACACCTGTAGAAGGCATGGAAGCCCCACTCCGTTCCTCACAGCCTGCCCTCTGCGTCTCCTCCATTTGGCCGTTGAAGTGTTTTCCCGAGCACTGTGAGCCATTCCAGCCATTACCAAACTGAGGAACGAGTCATGGGAACCCCCCATATACAACTGGGTGGTCAGAAGTATGAGTGGGCAGAGACTTGTGGCTAgtgtctgaagtggggggcaGTCATGTGGTACTGAGCCCCTTAACCTGTGAAGTCTGATGCGAGCACTGGGAACTGACATCCAGTTGGTGTCAGGGGACCGTGGAGGAAGCGTGCACCACCAGGCCACAAGTGATGTCACAGCAATGTGTGCAGAGATGAGAAAGGCCCCAAGACCCAGCGCTGGGAACTCCAGCATTCACAGGGCAGTCTGGGGGAGGTGCAGCaagagtgggggcggggggggggcagagAGCGGGCCTAGGTGGGCTCCCTGGAGAGCAGTGCTGGGGGGCAGCTGGGAGGGACCTGGCCTCAGGTGGCTTCTATTCCTGACAGTTGGTTGGTGCTATAAGGCAACTGTAGGGACGGCCTGGGTGTGTGACATGGGCTGAGTGTGCTGCTGGGACACCTGCCCCCACCAGACAACAAGCTCCTGAGGACAGGGCTGTCTTGATCACTGCTGAGTGCCCGTGCCCAGGTGGAGCCCGTTGCACAGGAGGCGCTGTGGGATCCAGGTGTTGACAGGATGACAATTGGAGATATTGTCCAGCAAGTGGAGCAGGTGGGCAGCCCCAAGCCCCTCGGCCATGGTACACTTCATGAGCGTGGGAAGACCCTTCTGGGCCTCAGGAGGCTGGACACGTGGTGTCCTCTGCTCAGGAAGGACAATCAGGGAGCCACCTGTATCCACGGTGCACTGAAGGGGCGATGGCCACGGCACTGCCAGGTAGTGTGAGGGCTGCGGCTGAGGCTAATGGAGGACAGGGGAGGCGGGTGGGCAGGGCAAGGCTGAATCATGCAGGGTCCAAGGGAGGCAGGTTTTGGCCCTGGGCCCCAAGTGTGTGCACAGAGATGTTATCCCATGGAAACAGCAGAGCCAGGCCACCTCAGGAGCAGGGTCCACTGCTGGACCTCGCATCCTGCAGCCCTCAAATTCCTGGGCTGCCTCAGACCAAGGCCGCTAGCCAGTGCGGCTACCAGGGAGGCTAAGGCCCACAGCCCCCGACCCCTGGACTCCTTCAATCCAGGTCttactctttgtttttccttcctaaaaTAAATGCCCACTCTCCCTGTGTCCCTAGAGGGCAGGACCTACCCCCTGCCTTTGGCTGCTCACCTGGAACACAGGGCAATGACGGCCATCCCTGCTGGTGTCTGGGCCTGAGGGGCTGCACCGGGCCTCAGTGCTGTAGCCTCATGAGGGACACAGGGGATACCCCAGTCCCTGCCTGTTGGCCTAGTTGGAATGAACAATGAATGACAGTGTGGTTACTCACCACTGTTTCCATCAGTCAGTCAAAGCCCATTTTCCCCTAAATAAGGGCACACCCCTCGCCTGTGGCCCCACTGCTGTGAGCTCCGGTGCTGTGGGAGGCTGGGGATGCCCCTGCTGGCTCAGCCCACCTTGTCCACACTGGGGTCCTGCCCCGCTCACGCCCCCACCGAAGCTCCCCATTGCCTCCGCCTCCCCAGCCTCTCTGCCGTTTCCTACCTGTGATCACAGGGTCTGGCCTCCTGCCCtgtcacctgcagggcctgcagcCACCTTGGTCAGGATAACCTCCACCTGCCAGCCTCGTTCCTGGGCAGCAGCTCTGGCAGGCTGTCCAGGACGTCTTCTCTGCCTTGTCCCAGCCcgtgccccacccctgccccactcATTATGGTCACGTGGGGCCAAGTGGCCTCCTGACCCTGGCCCACCCCCCAAGCTGTGacagacacacacgcacccaGGCAGCCTAGGCTGCTAGGTTCGGCTCAGTGACATTTATTATAGGTTGAAAAAAATCAGCATTCACCTGTTTAGTGTACAAAAAGGACACTAggtcttttaagaaaatattaggaaACTGAAGATGTGGATGACTTTCAATTGGAACATTTTGGCAAAAGTGAAAAGTTCTTGTAAACACCAACTCCATGGCTCAAAATAGTTTTTCTCCACAGTacaatattaaaaggaaaaaaaaacacagtatcaATAAGTTAGACCATATTTAATCAGCTAGAACTTTTGTCCATCAACCCCTAAAGCACAGAACTTTTCTTAGCTTCATAATTccttaaaaggaggaaaaaacaagaaacaacaagaaaacaacaacaaaaaggaaatcgGCTGACAGTCCCTTGAACTGGTTCCGGAGCAGAGGGCCTCCTCAGATGATCCCCACCGCGCCCGCACGGCTGGGCCAGAAGTCCCCATATGCAACCCGGTGTCCGCACCGCCCTTCCCTCACTCTCCAAACGAAAAACAAAATGACAGCTAGGGAAACATGAAGGGTTGTTTCCGGTGCTCC
This window encodes:
- the SSBP4 gene encoding single-stranded DNA-binding protein 4 isoform X5, translating into MYAKGGKGSAVPSDSQAREKLALYVYEYLLHVGAQKSAQTFLSEIRWEKNITLGEPPGFLHSWWCVFWDLYCAAPDRREACEHSSEAKAFQDYSAAAAPSPVMGSMAPNDALAAGPMAPGFFQPFMSPRFPGGPRPTLRMPSQPPVGLPGSQPLIPGAMDPSPRAQGHPSMGSVQRVTPPRGMASVGPQVRAGPRCVWGIGGFPLLGCIHGPFTSQSYGGSMRPPPNSLAGPGLPTMNMGPGVRGPWTSPSGNSIPYSSSSPGSYSGPPGGGGPPGTPIMPSPGDSTNSSENMYTIMNPIGPGAGRANFPLGPGPEGPMAAMSAMEPHHVNGSLGSGDMDGLPKSSPGAVAGLSNAPGTPRDDGEMAAAGTFLHPFPSESYSPGMTMSV
- the SSBP4 gene encoding single-stranded DNA-binding protein 4 isoform X3, with amino-acid sequence MYAKGGKGSAVPSDSQAREKLALYVYEYLLHVGAQKSAQTFLSEIRWEKNITLGEPPGFLHSWWCVFWDLYCAAPDRREACEHSSEAKAFQDYSAAAAPSPVMGSMAPNDALAAGPMAPGFFQGPPGSQPPPHNPNAPMMGPHIQPFMSPRFPGGPRPTLRMPSQPPVGLPGSQPLIPGAMDPSPRAQGHPSMGSVQRVTPPRGMASVGPQVRAGPRCVWGIGGFPLLGCIHGPFTSQSYGGSMRPPPNSLAGPGLPTMNMGPGVRGPWTSPSGNSIPYSSSSPGSYSGPPGGGGPPGTPIMPSPGDSTNSSENMYTIMNPIGPGAGRANFPLGPGPEGPMAAMSAMEPHHVNGSLGSGDMDGLPKSSPGAVAGLSNAPGTPRDDGEMAAAGTFLHPFPSESYSPGMTMSV
- the SSBP4 gene encoding single-stranded DNA-binding protein 4 isoform X6, translated to MYAKGGKGSAVPSDSQAREKLALYVYEYLLHVGAQKSAQTFLSEIRWEKNITLGEPPGFLHSWWCVFWDLYCAAPDRREACEHSSEAKAFQDYSAAAAPSPVMGSMAPNDALAAGPMAPGFFQPFMSPRFPGGPRPTLRMPSQPPVGLPGSQPLIPGAMDPSPRAQGHPSMGSVQRVTPPRGMASVGPQSYGGSMRPPPNSLAGPGLPTMNMGPGVRGPWTSPSGNSIPYSSSSPGSYSGPPGGGGPPGTPIMPSPGDSTNSSENMYTIMNPIGPGAGRANFPLGPGPEGPMAAMSAMEPHHVNGSLGSGDMDGLPKSSPGAVAGLSNAPGTPRDDGEMAAAGTFLHPFPSESVSDCVDSPPAAASGRRGLAGRPRRGGRGARARP
- the SSBP4 gene encoding single-stranded DNA-binding protein 4 isoform X8 — protein: MYAKGGKGSAVPSDSQAREKLALYVYEYLLHVGAQKSAQTFLSEIRWEKNITLGEPPGFLHSWWCVFWDLYCAAPDRREACEHSSEAKAFQDYSAAAAPSPVMGSMAPNDALAAGPMAPGFFQPFMSPRFPGGPRPTLRMPSQPPVGLPGSQPLIPGAMDPSPRAQGHPSMGSVQRVTPPRGMASVGPQSYGGSMRPPPNSLAGPGLPTMNMGPGVRGPWTSPSGNSIPYSSSSPGSYSGPPGGGGPPGTPIMPSPGDSTNSSENMYTIMNPIGPGAGRANFPLGPGPEGPMAAMSAMEPHHVNGSLGSGDMDGLPKSSPGAVAGLSNAPGTPRDDGEMAAAGTFLHPFPSESYSPGMTMSV
- the SSBP4 gene encoding single-stranded DNA-binding protein 4 isoform X4; amino-acid sequence: MYAKGGKGSAVPSDSQAREKLALYVYEYLLHVGAQKSAQTFLSEIRWEKNITLGEPPGFLHSWWCVFWDLYCAAPDRREACEHSSEAKAFQDYSAAAAPSPVMGSMAPNDALAAGPMAPGFFQGPPGSQPPPHNPNAPMMGPHIQPFMSPRFPGGPRPTLRMPSQPPVGLPGSQPLIPGAMDPSPRAQGHPSMGSVQRVTPPRGMASVGPQSYGGSMRPPPNSLAGPGLPTMNMGPGVRGPWTSPSGNSIPYSSSSPGSYSGPPGGGGPPGTPIMPSPGDSTNSSENMYTIMNPIGPGAGRANFPLGPGPEGPMAAMSAMEPHHVNGSLGSGDMDGLPKSSPGAVAGLSNAPGTPRDDGEMAAAGTFLHPFPSESVSDCVDSPPAAASGRRGLAGRPRRGGRGARARP
- the SSBP4 gene encoding single-stranded DNA-binding protein 4 isoform X2: MYAKGGKGSAVPSDSQAREKLALYVYEYLLHVGAQKSAQTFLSEIRWEKNITLGEPPGFLHSWWCVFWDLYCAAPDRREACEHSSEAKAFQDYSAAAAPSPVMGSMAPNDALAAGPMAPGFFQPFMSPRFPGGPRPTLRMPSQPPVGLPGSQPLIPGAMDPSPRAQGHPSMGSVQRVTPPRGMASVGPQVRAGPRCVWGIGGFPLLGCIHGPFTSQSYGGSMRPPPNSLAGPGLPTMNMGPGVRGPWTSPSGNSIPYSSSSPGSYSGPPGGGGPPGTPIMPSPGDSTNSSENMYTIMNPIGPGAGRANFPLGPGPEGPMAAMSAMEPHHVNGSLGSGDMDGLPKSSPGAVAGLSNAPGTPRDDGEMAAAGTFLHPFPSESVSDCVDSPPAAASGRRGLAGRPRRGGRGARARP
- the SSBP4 gene encoding single-stranded DNA-binding protein 4 isoform X1; its protein translation is MYAKGGKGSAVPSDSQAREKLALYVYEYLLHVGAQKSAQTFLSEIRWEKNITLGEPPGFLHSWWCVFWDLYCAAPDRREACEHSSEAKAFQDYSAAAAPSPVMGSMAPNDALAAGPMAPGFFQGPPGSQPPPHNPNAPMMGPHIQPFMSPRFPGGPRPTLRMPSQPPVGLPGSQPLIPGAMDPSPRAQGHPSMGSVQRVTPPRGMASVGPQVRAGPRCVWGIGGFPLLGCIHGPFTSQSYGGSMRPPPNSLAGPGLPTMNMGPGVRGPWTSPSGNSIPYSSSSPGSYSGPPGGGGPPGTPIMPSPGDSTNSSENMYTIMNPIGPGAGRANFPLGPGPEGPMAAMSAMEPHHVNGSLGSGDMDGLPKSSPGAVAGLSNAPGTPRDDGEMAAAGTFLHPFPSESVSDCVDSPPAAASGRRGLAGRPRRGGRGARARP
- the SSBP4 gene encoding single-stranded DNA-binding protein 4 isoform X7 yields the protein MYAKGGKGSAVPSDSQAREKLALYVYEYLLHVGAQKSAQTFLSEIRWEKNITLGEPPGFLHSWWCVFWDLYCAAPDRREACEHSSEAKAFQDYSAAAAPSPVMGSMAPNDALAAGPMAPGFFQGPPGSQPPPHNPNAPMMGPHIQPFMSPRFPGGPRPTLRMPSQPPVGLPGSQPLIPGAMDPSPRAQGHPSMGSVQRVTPPRGMASVGPQSYGGSMRPPPNSLAGPGLPTMNMGPGVRGPWTSPSGNSIPYSSSSPGSYSGPPGGGGPPGTPIMPSPGDSTNSSENMYTIMNPIGPGAGRANFPLGPGPEGPMAAMSAMEPHHVNGSLGSGDMDGLPKSSPGAVAGLSNAPGTPRDDGEMAAAGTFLHPFPSESYSPGMTMSV